A single Geoanaerobacter pelophilus DNA region contains:
- a CDS encoding ResB-like family cytochrome C biogenesis protein, whose protein sequence is MVERFWKLLTSTRFALALFGILSVMSILGTLPGLEAIYRQPFFRVMVGLLGFSTLACTLQKRKSLRWPVLVIHSGVVITLIGGMLSWLGYVATVNAYEGDTVETFFRWDIEKDVPLGFKLTIDRITTDFYPVPVKVGVMRGEEKKELFTLKTGEFFKLDQYSIRADRLEPVSEKLSLTVFRNGEKIGTTDTEGMAALPAEFPYRFKLVAFQDPVLRRMWVDLSLAEKGQAVVKGTSEINAPLQWQGLSIFNTRISYDPAGRKFAGIQVVKDPGRPLVFAGMIITSLGGLFAFARRKVWG, encoded by the coding sequence ATGGTTGAACGTTTCTGGAAGCTTCTGACATCTACGCGGTTCGCCCTTGCCCTGTTTGGGATTCTTTCCGTGATGTCGATCCTTGGCACCCTGCCTGGGCTCGAAGCAATCTATCGTCAGCCTTTTTTTCGGGTGATGGTTGGGCTTCTTGGTTTTTCCACGCTTGCATGTACGCTGCAAAAAAGGAAAAGCTTGAGGTGGCCTGTCCTGGTTATTCATTCCGGCGTCGTTATAACCTTGATCGGTGGCATGCTGAGCTGGCTCGGCTATGTTGCCACTGTCAATGCCTACGAAGGCGACACAGTTGAAACCTTCTTCAGGTGGGATATCGAGAAGGACGTGCCTCTCGGTTTCAAATTGACCATAGATCGGATCACTACTGATTTTTACCCGGTTCCGGTAAAGGTCGGAGTTATGAGGGGCGAAGAAAAGAAAGAGCTGTTCACCCTGAAGACCGGAGAATTTTTTAAGCTGGATCAATATAGCATCCGCGCTGACAGGCTGGAGCCGGTTTCGGAGAAACTCAGTTTAACAGTATTCCGGAACGGCGAGAAAATCGGCACAACCGACACTGAAGGCATGGCAGCGCTTCCTGCTGAATTTCCGTACAGATTCAAACTGGTTGCTTTTCAGGATCCTGTGCTCAGACGGATGTGGGTGGACCTGAGCTTGGCTGAAAAGGGTCAGGCAGTGGTCAAGGGGACGAGTGAGATTAATGCCCCGCTGCAATGGCAAGGGCTCTCAATATTCAATACCCGGATTTCATATGACCCTGCCGGAAGAAAGTTCGCAGGGATCCAGGTTGTTAAGGACCCGGGACGACCGCTGGTGTTTGCCGGCATGATTATTACCTCCTTGGGAGGATTGTTTGCTTTTGCTCGAAGAAAGGTTTGGGGATGA
- a CDS encoding permease: protein MKSFFQKQTEECQVHGGHAKKANGALLVMVFASLALIIWHVWVYGTSGKVVKFENSSNSFPLLIVNEIWDLLFNKRGVVPELWEVFPYFIVGILLAGYLRTYKIAVKLQASLRKYGVLSIFIASFVGIITPLCACGTLTTAISLLFAGLPLAPVMSLMITSSLLSPSTYLVTLNDLGPEWTVIRTIAALFMGVFAGLVTQFLRTRGFETKNLFIEGAITRGDFHDEDYPDERLRCNCKQKFGNRVAVRTDNKFLIFLAKSSEMLWMVGKYIIVGVVMGAIVERYMPTGWVYRFFGQKDPLNIVWVTMVSVPMFLHQLSASSILAHVKGALDGTLDGGAALAFMIGGPVTAVPTMILFWTIFKKRVFALYMFVCLGGTILIAYTFQAFVFVPGVDTGNELLRGVSQLSGGKSAVLAKQGSNVRMVMDPGGKGLIATFRNELDGQGGVVFDAGYERFLAASSDMHDNRKYFVNAAKWLRDNSDAQARPDILVYDISSGRHEVLSKMALADFDRAGFKVKIVKKGDAEKITSASLANYGQLWLVFSGDSRLADSEFKAVSQFNGDGKGMLIVAGAGSQAAEPLMGVNQLSAKYGVTFSGNADSRGEISVGMASRIFANASEVLGKFLKIVHKA, encoded by the coding sequence ATGAAGTCGTTTTTTCAAAAGCAAACCGAAGAGTGTCAGGTTCATGGCGGGCATGCAAAAAAAGCCAACGGCGCCCTGCTTGTTATGGTTTTTGCCTCGCTGGCGCTAATTATCTGGCATGTCTGGGTTTACGGCACCAGTGGCAAAGTCGTAAAATTTGAAAACAGCTCGAACTCTTTTCCTCTGCTGATTGTAAACGAAATATGGGATCTGCTTTTTAACAAGAGGGGCGTTGTACCTGAACTGTGGGAAGTCTTCCCTTATTTCATTGTAGGTATTCTGCTGGCCGGCTATCTTCGTACCTACAAGATAGCGGTGAAGCTCCAGGCCTCGCTTAGGAAATATGGCGTTCTAAGCATATTTATCGCTTCCTTTGTCGGAATCATTACGCCTCTTTGTGCCTGCGGAACCCTGACAACCGCAATCAGCCTGCTCTTTGCCGGACTGCCGCTTGCTCCAGTCATGTCGCTCATGATTACCTCCTCGCTGCTCAGTCCCTCAACTTATCTGGTAACCCTGAACGACCTCGGGCCTGAATGGACTGTGATACGGACCATCGCTGCCCTTTTCATGGGAGTTTTCGCCGGACTGGTAACACAGTTTCTCCGTACCCGGGGATTTGAAACCAAAAACCTCTTTATCGAAGGGGCGATAACCAGAGGTGATTTTCACGACGAGGATTACCCTGATGAACGGTTGAGGTGTAACTGCAAGCAGAAGTTCGGCAATCGGGTTGCTGTCAGGACCGATAACAAGTTTCTGATCTTCCTGGCAAAATCATCGGAAATGCTCTGGATGGTGGGAAAGTACATTATTGTCGGTGTGGTCATGGGGGCTATTGTAGAGCGATATATGCCGACTGGTTGGGTATATCGATTTTTCGGCCAGAAAGACCCGCTTAACATCGTATGGGTTACCATGGTCTCAGTGCCGATGTTTCTTCACCAGCTCAGCGCCTCGAGCATTCTTGCCCATGTCAAAGGGGCACTGGACGGTACCCTTGATGGTGGTGCCGCTTTGGCATTCATGATAGGCGGACCGGTTACCGCCGTCCCTACAATGATTCTCTTCTGGACGATCTTCAAAAAGCGGGTTTTTGCGCTCTATATGTTTGTCTGTCTTGGCGGTACCATCCTGATTGCCTACACCTTTCAGGCATTTGTCTTTGTGCCTGGCGTTGATACCGGCAACGAACTGTTGCGCGGAGTCAGTCAGCTTTCCGGCGGCAAATCAGCAGTGCTTGCGAAACAGGGGAGCAATGTCAGGATGGTCATGGACCCTGGGGGAAAGGGGCTGATAGCAACTTTCCGCAATGAACTAGACGGCCAGGGTGGCGTTGTATTTGACGCTGGCTACGAGCGCTTCCTTGCCGCCTCGTCAGATATGCACGACAACAGAAAATACTTTGTTAATGCGGCAAAGTGGTTGCGGGATAACAGCGATGCACAGGCAAGACCGGATATTCTTGTCTATGATATCTCTTCGGGGAGGCACGAGGTTTTGAGCAAAATGGCCCTCGCTGATTTTGATCGGGCAGGGTTTAAGGTAAAAATTGTTAAAAAAGGTGACGCTGAGAAAATTACTTCAGCTTCTCTCGCTAATTACGGGCAATTATGGCTTGTTTTCAGCGGTGATTCCCGTTTGGCGGACAGCGAGTTTAAAGCGGTTTCTCAATTCAACGGCGACGGGAAGGGGATGCTGATTGTTGCCGGTGCAGGCAGTCAGGCTGCAGAGCCATTGATGGGAGTAAATCAACTTTCAGCCAAATATGGCGTCACTTTTTCCGGCAATGCTGACAGTAGAGGGGAAATATCAGTGGGGATGGCTTCCCGGATTTTTGCCAATGCTTCAGAAGTCTTAGGGAAATTTTTGAAGATTGTTCACAAAGCCTGA
- a CDS encoding carboxypeptidase regulatory-like domain-containing protein — protein sequence MGKIFSLFIVCSVLMSGTAWCENRQLRGTIMDESGKPVAGAELFLYDSVKTKRQADYISAKTGADGRFTMVVPSSVYWGVARVRHGDKYGPLLAGDLHSGEPLEIDLSERGQDVVFTVADIQELSKTKTRSQNDMSRLEGKVLDQGGLPVAGATVYVWKAPWSERLPDLMSSWTEKKGGYALYLSPGSYLVMASTEFPPHAAAGNMEKLTIVTGQKNVALNLQVIKMEADSTSSSVNLPADGLSLDDE from the coding sequence ATGGGCAAGATCTTTTCCCTGTTTATAGTGTGCAGCGTATTGATGTCCGGTACAGCGTGGTGTGAAAACCGACAATTGCGAGGCACCATTATGGATGAGTCCGGCAAGCCGGTCGCCGGCGCTGAACTGTTTTTGTATGATTCGGTCAAGACAAAGCGCCAAGCTGATTATATATCGGCTAAAACCGGGGCAGACGGTAGATTTACCATGGTTGTGCCCAGCTCTGTTTACTGGGGCGTGGCGCGGGTTCGCCATGGCGACAAATACGGACCGCTTCTTGCTGGGGACTTGCATTCCGGAGAGCCTTTAGAGATCGACCTTTCCGAACGTGGTCAAGATGTTGTTTTTACCGTGGCTGATATTCAGGAATTGTCGAAGACAAAGACCAGGAGCCAGAATGACATGTCCCGGCTCGAAGGGAAAGTGCTTGACCAAGGTGGGCTGCCGGTTGCCGGGGCAACCGTATATGTCTGGAAAGCGCCGTGGAGTGAAAGGTTGCCGGACTTGATGTCGTCATGGACGGAGAAAAAAGGAGGCTATGCTCTCTACCTATCTCCGGGGAGCTATTTGGTGATGGCTTCCACGGAATTTCCACCGCATGCTGCTGCTGGTAACATGGAAAAGCTGACAATCGTCACAGGCCAGAAAAATGTTGCTTTAAATTTGCAAGTCATTAAAATGGAGGCTGATTCAACAAGCAGTTCAGTCAATTTACCGGCTGATGGTCTATCTCTTGACGATGAATAG
- a CDS encoding glycine betaine ABC transporter substrate-binding protein — translation MKNFFAVLVLALMLVVSHEASACVGKVLYIGISNSPVEQLIAEMVATLVTERTGTSVKIVSFKETKEVYAAARKGEIGLVIENRDRAFDVIGKPRDNNAKTGQETLKREYQKTLHMVWLDSLGGTPPYAPVLTTDTLSSLPALPKLLNKLSGILTEDAYNKLVKSARSDEKPKKVARDFLKAKRLI, via the coding sequence ATGAAAAACTTTTTTGCAGTACTTGTTCTGGCCCTGATGCTGGTTGTGTCTCATGAGGCAAGTGCTTGCGTTGGCAAAGTTTTGTATATAGGAATATCCAATTCACCTGTTGAACAGCTTATTGCCGAGATGGTGGCGACACTGGTGACAGAGAGGACTGGGACCTCGGTAAAGATAGTCTCTTTCAAAGAGACGAAAGAAGTTTATGCCGCGGCAAGAAAGGGTGAAATCGGGCTGGTGATCGAGAATCGCGACCGGGCATTTGATGTAATCGGCAAGCCGCGTGACAATAACGCCAAAACGGGCCAAGAGACCTTGAAACGCGAATATCAGAAAACGCTGCACATGGTCTGGCTTGATTCATTAGGTGGAACTCCTCCCTATGCCCCGGTGCTTACCACAGATACCCTGAGTTCTCTCCCTGCTCTCCCTAAGCTGCTGAACAAGCTTTCCGGAATTTTGACCGAGGATGCTTATAACAAGCTGGTCAAGTCGGCACGGTCTGATGAAAAGCCAAAGAAGGTGGCGCGGGACTTTCTTAAGGCGAAGCGGCTGATATAG
- the yedE gene encoding YedE family putative selenium transporter, with product MSRQTWIIILTGISMGVLGVLLSVWGNPENSGICISCFMENSAGALGLHGNARLQYLRPELPGFVLGAAFSSLIAGEFKPRSGNSPALRFFSGIFLIVGCAIFVGCPIKMLLRLCAGDLTAAIAAAGLVSGVWIGLQLLARGVDLGSQQKTNPMSGFLVPLLFALLLLFVLVPPAFVIASTEGSSSRHAPVLISLASGLFIGVIAQRSRFCITGSLRDILLMGRRAPQLSGFAAFALSATIASLATGGMRVSLYGQPGAHLEHFWSFLGMLLVGWISVMIGGCPFRQLVKAGEGDTDAGMAVLGMFLGGALVQSWGIAATAAGVPIYGKVAALAGIAFSLLVSLFLRNRLAD from the coding sequence GTGAGCCGCCAGACATGGATAATCATTCTCACCGGTATCTCAATGGGCGTTTTGGGCGTTCTTCTTTCAGTCTGGGGAAACCCTGAGAATTCCGGAATCTGCATCTCCTGCTTCATGGAAAATAGTGCAGGGGCCTTGGGGTTGCATGGTAATGCACGGTTGCAGTATCTGCGGCCAGAGCTTCCTGGATTTGTGCTGGGGGCGGCATTCAGCTCCTTGATCGCGGGAGAGTTCAAACCTAGATCGGGAAATTCACCGGCTCTCCGTTTTTTTTCAGGGATTTTTCTGATAGTCGGATGCGCAATTTTTGTGGGTTGCCCGATAAAAATGCTTTTGCGGCTTTGCGCCGGTGACCTGACTGCAGCCATTGCAGCAGCCGGTCTGGTTTCAGGTGTCTGGATAGGTCTGCAGCTTCTCGCCAGAGGGGTTGACCTGGGCTCACAGCAAAAGACAAACCCAATGAGTGGCTTTCTGGTACCTCTTCTTTTCGCATTGTTACTTCTCTTTGTGCTGGTGCCTCCAGCTTTCGTCATTGCGTCTACCGAGGGAAGCTCTTCCAGACACGCCCCTGTCTTAATCTCACTAGCTTCCGGCCTGTTCATAGGGGTAATTGCGCAACGCAGTCGTTTCTGCATCACTGGGAGCCTTCGCGACATTCTCCTAATGGGGAGAAGAGCCCCTCAGCTCTCAGGGTTTGCTGCCTTTGCCTTGTCTGCCACCATTGCAAGCTTAGCAACAGGCGGTATGCGTGTTTCGCTTTATGGACAGCCTGGAGCCCATCTTGAGCATTTCTGGAGCTTCCTGGGGATGCTGCTGGTCGGCTGGATCTCGGTAATGATCGGTGGCTGCCCGTTTCGCCAATTGGTCAAGGCCGGCGAAGGTGATACCGACGCCGGCATGGCCGTCCTTGGGATGTTTCTCGGAGGAGCATTGGTGCAATCCTGGGGGATTGCCGCGACTGCGGCAGGCGTACCGATCTACGGCAAGGTCGCCGCGCTCGCAGGAATTGCCTTCTCTCTTCTAGTATCACTTTTTTTAAGGAATCGTCTGGCAGACTAA
- a CDS encoding adenylosuccinate synthase produces MANVVVVGAQWGDEGKGKVVDIYTENADAVVRYQGGNNAGHTLVVDGEKIVLHLIPSGILHEGKRCVIGNGVVLDPEVFIREITNLKAKGKLQDDSVLRLSESLHIIMPYHKRIDIAREAKSGEKKIGTTGRGIGPAYEDKIGRRGIRLMDLIDPDVFGRKLKEFLVEKNFILEKYLGEEPFDFEQIYKEYCGYADVLRKYVDDTALQLYRDIKAGKKILFEGAQGTLLDVDHGTYPFVTSSSTCAGGAATGSGVSPREIHEVIGISKAYVTRVGGGPFPTELFDADGEKIRQIGSEFGATTGRPRRCGWFDSLVLRYAVRVNGLTGVALTKLDVLDQFDTIKVCTGYSYNGKVLDELPSNLEVFSQCTPVYEELPGWNADITTARCFADLPANAQAYVKRLEELIGCPIVLVSVGPGREATITLKNPFK; encoded by the coding sequence ATGGCTAACGTGGTGGTAGTCGGTGCCCAATGGGGCGACGAGGGCAAAGGAAAAGTCGTAGATATTTACACGGAGAATGCTGATGCCGTAGTCCGTTACCAAGGTGGCAACAATGCCGGGCACACACTGGTGGTTGACGGAGAGAAGATTGTCCTTCATCTGATCCCGTCAGGCATTCTTCATGAAGGTAAGCGCTGTGTGATCGGCAACGGCGTTGTCCTTGACCCTGAGGTTTTTATCCGCGAGATAACCAATCTCAAGGCCAAAGGCAAGTTGCAGGACGACTCTGTGCTTCGTTTAAGCGAGTCGCTCCACATTATTATGCCCTATCACAAACGCATTGATATCGCCCGAGAGGCAAAAAGCGGCGAAAAGAAGATTGGTACTACTGGACGGGGAATTGGGCCTGCCTATGAAGACAAGATAGGGCGTCGCGGTATTCGTTTGATGGACTTGATTGATCCCGATGTTTTTGGCCGGAAGCTGAAAGAGTTTCTTGTCGAGAAGAATTTTATTCTTGAAAAATATCTTGGCGAAGAGCCTTTTGATTTTGAGCAGATCTACAAGGAATACTGTGGTTACGCTGATGTCCTGAGAAAGTATGTGGACGACACTGCCCTTCAGCTATACAGGGATATTAAGGCAGGGAAGAAGATTCTTTTTGAAGGTGCCCAGGGAACTCTTCTGGATGTCGATCACGGGACCTACCCCTTTGTTACCTCTTCGTCTACGTGTGCCGGTGGTGCGGCTACCGGTAGTGGCGTGTCTCCGCGAGAGATTCATGAAGTAATTGGTATTTCAAAGGCCTATGTAACCAGGGTTGGCGGCGGACCGTTTCCAACAGAGCTTTTTGATGCTGATGGTGAAAAAATCCGTCAGATTGGCAGTGAATTTGGGGCTACTACCGGTCGCCCGAGGCGTTGCGGCTGGTTTGATTCTTTGGTGCTCAGGTATGCCGTGCGGGTTAATGGGCTTACTGGAGTTGCCTTGACAAAGCTTGATGTGCTTGATCAGTTTGACACGATAAAGGTCTGCACCGGCTATTCTTACAACGGAAAAGTCCTTGATGAACTCCCCTCCAACCTTGAGGTTTTCTCTCAGTGCACCCCTGTGTATGAGGAATTGCCGGGCTGGAATGCTGATATTACTACTGCCCGTTGCTTTGCCGATCTGCCTGCTAATGCCCAGGCCTACGTGAAGCGCCTTGAAGAGTTGATCGGTTGTCCCATTGTGCTTGTTTCGGTAGGACCTGGTCGTGAGGCCACGATTACTCTAAAAAATCCATTTAAGTGA
- a CDS encoding right-handed parallel beta-helix repeat-containing protein — protein MNKLKLTGLRKWQSLRVISKLLPVVVVMVGLLTASAASAQVLTENTIWSGDIRVIEDVVVPRGITLTILPGARIKFSQAESTKTDPEYISPLTELTIRGTLRAEGTATAPIAISGEVGVAGSWAGILIDGGVAIMRDVTVQNAENAIQVFSGSVTLDHGLLKGNRYGLVAQGKESHVRMDATVIRENDYGQLSLSGAEIVATLSSVTANTKRDQAEWAGKPLAPFQTYGLAPVLPLARVYKDEVLKGETILQGRIEIIGQVRVPEASRLVIMPGTVIEFRRRDTNGDGIGESGLLIQGVLIAKGTRKEPIFFRSAEKNPTMGDWDSINLMNSDGVQNLIEYCQIEDAYRGVHFHFSNVMVNRSVFTNNYRGVQFQESLVEIVNNRFYGNKSAVQGRDSEIQFLGNLVTQNLRGVNIYRAGATVSGNRFSGNTIDGLRIRDSGAAVERNVLDSNRYGLMAQDASYGKYSSNLVSGNAELGFSLKAIDNLELSGNYISGNGTNGISLQDVRALVKSNSFTDNRERGIGIISFDGTITANNFAGNGLYAIDLESAGDVAAPGNWWGGDAPDKVIFDGSDASSRGKVISTGASATPLPVVWPLDSVPVDLRWRGNIVANHNITVPSGVSLDIAPGTKISLAADVSMFITGKLKAQGKPGARITFVSTEPVRPGFWGEILLERASDSVVEYCDFKGATWALHSHFTNLVLSDSRFESNYGGMRFRSGPVTISRSQFRDNEIGIRSYRGVALVADNEISGNEIGIFVREKGSGLDIRNNDLSGNKSYAIRIGDFNDEDVKAVGNWWGAGDPGNFIFDARQEEGIGFVRHEPALTVKPNEGSKE, from the coding sequence ATGAATAAACTGAAGCTTACAGGTTTGCGCAAATGGCAGAGTCTTCGGGTTATTAGTAAGTTGCTGCCGGTTGTTGTTGTGATGGTCGGGTTGCTTACGGCGAGTGCCGCCTCCGCCCAGGTTCTGACGGAGAACACGATATGGAGCGGTGATATCAGGGTCATTGAGGATGTTGTGGTGCCCAGAGGAATAACATTAACGATCCTTCCAGGCGCAAGAATAAAATTTTCACAGGCGGAAAGCACCAAAACCGACCCCGAATACATTTCACCGCTAACTGAGCTGACCATACGAGGGACTCTGCGCGCAGAGGGGACCGCAACAGCGCCGATAGCAATTTCAGGTGAAGTCGGCGTGGCCGGCAGTTGGGCTGGGATCCTCATCGATGGCGGTGTTGCCATCATGCGGGATGTTACAGTACAGAACGCTGAGAACGCAATTCAGGTCTTTTCTGGGAGCGTGACGCTGGATCACGGCTTACTTAAAGGGAATCGTTACGGCCTGGTCGCCCAAGGTAAGGAAAGCCATGTTCGGATGGACGCTACAGTTATCAGGGAAAACGATTATGGCCAACTGTCACTTTCAGGGGCCGAAATAGTCGCTACCTTATCTTCAGTCACAGCTAACACAAAACGCGACCAGGCTGAATGGGCCGGGAAACCCCTAGCTCCTTTCCAGACGTACGGCTTGGCGCCAGTCCTTCCCCTGGCCAGGGTATATAAGGATGAAGTTCTTAAGGGAGAGACGATCTTGCAGGGGCGGATCGAGATCATCGGTCAAGTCCGGGTTCCTGAGGCGTCTCGGCTCGTCATTATGCCCGGAACGGTTATTGAGTTTCGCCGCCGTGATACCAACGGAGACGGGATCGGGGAAAGCGGCTTGCTGATCCAGGGGGTGCTGATTGCTAAAGGGACGCGCAAAGAGCCGATCTTTTTTCGGTCCGCCGAGAAGAATCCCACCATGGGAGATTGGGACTCGATTAACCTGATGAACAGTGATGGGGTTCAGAATTTGATCGAGTATTGCCAGATTGAAGATGCGTACCGGGGCGTGCATTTCCACTTCTCCAATGTCATGGTCAATAGGTCTGTTTTTACGAATAATTACCGTGGGGTACAGTTTCAGGAATCACTTGTAGAGATTGTCAACAACAGGTTTTATGGCAATAAGAGCGCAGTTCAGGGGCGGGATTCTGAGATCCAGTTTTTGGGAAATCTGGTTACGCAAAACCTGCGAGGGGTGAATATCTACAGGGCTGGTGCGACTGTCAGCGGAAACCGTTTTTCTGGCAACACCATCGATGGTTTGAGAATAAGGGATTCCGGGGCAGCTGTTGAACGGAATGTCCTTGATTCGAATCGTTACGGGTTGATGGCGCAGGATGCCTCCTACGGAAAATACTCGTCGAACCTAGTATCCGGCAATGCGGAGTTGGGGTTTTCGCTCAAGGCTATCGACAATCTTGAGCTCAGCGGTAATTATATCTCCGGCAACGGAACAAACGGTATAAGTCTCCAGGATGTCAGGGCTTTGGTAAAGAGCAATTCCTTTACCGACAACAGGGAGCGCGGCATTGGTATTATCTCGTTTGATGGCACCATTACGGCGAATAATTTTGCCGGCAATGGTCTTTATGCCATCGATCTGGAGTCTGCAGGGGATGTTGCGGCACCGGGCAACTGGTGGGGCGGAGACGCGCCGGACAAGGTCATTTTCGATGGTAGTGATGCTTCATCACGGGGAAAGGTCATTTCAACCGGGGCCAGTGCAACGCCGCTGCCCGTTGTCTGGCCGTTGGATAGCGTCCCTGTTGATCTGCGCTGGCGGGGCAATATCGTGGCAAATCACAATATCACGGTTCCGTCGGGTGTTTCGCTCGACATTGCGCCCGGAACGAAGATTTCTCTCGCGGCTGACGTAAGTATGTTCATAACGGGAAAGCTCAAAGCCCAGGGTAAGCCTGGGGCACGAATCACCTTTGTTTCCACAGAGCCGGTACGGCCTGGCTTTTGGGGTGAGATTCTCCTGGAGCGCGCTTCTGACAGCGTCGTGGAGTACTGCGACTTCAAAGGGGCAACCTGGGCTTTGCACAGCCATTTTACCAATTTAGTCTTGTCTGACAGTCGGTTCGAAAGCAATTATGGCGGGATGCGCTTCCGAAGCGGCCCCGTGACCATATCCCGCTCGCAGTTCAGGGACAATGAGATTGGGATCCGGTCATATCGTGGAGTGGCGCTGGTGGCAGATAACGAAATTTCCGGGAACGAGATTGGCATTTTTGTCCGTGAAAAAGGGAGTGGTCTGGATATCCGCAATAATGACCTTTCCGGTAATAAAAGCTATGCCATCAGGATCGGCGACTTTAATGATGAAGATGTGAAAGCTGTCGGCAACTGGTGGGGCGCAGGAGATCCCGGAAATTTTATTTTCGATGCCAGGCAGGAGGAGGGTATCGGCTTTGTCAGGCATGAACCGGCTCTGACGGTTAAACCCAATGAAGGCAGCAAGGAGTAG
- a CDS encoding phosphate/phosphite/phosphonate ABC transporter substrate-binding protein, translating to MRKITCSFLRHLAAFFLLSLTVLLCASCNNAKEKPTYKIGYMNCNNTEETLKRFLPLTRYLSDKVGVNFVAVPVDTHEFETRFKSGEFAITHTNSLLYVILKERYGVDLITTEKRGQFGARTAGSLIAKKGSGITKISDLKGKRLAFGPMLAPTGYMAEYDLMLSGGINPEADLAHYTIPNGSHKHEKVIYGVLFGQYDAAAAPVLDLEVMTRDGKISPDDFTVIAQGPLIPYCTFAAPKGTSPELVKKVRDALMALKPTDTAEVDGERVKVMKSSWIDGYEILPDSEYDAIRNMAKRVNMPPYQKF from the coding sequence ATGCGAAAAATAACATGCTCTTTTCTCAGACATCTTGCCGCCTTTTTTCTGCTCTCTCTAACCGTTCTGCTCTGTGCTTCCTGCAATAATGCCAAGGAAAAACCAACATACAAGATCGGTTACATGAACTGCAACAACACTGAAGAGACCCTTAAAAGGTTTCTTCCGCTTACCCGCTACCTCTCGGATAAGGTCGGCGTTAATTTTGTGGCTGTTCCGGTGGACACCCATGAATTTGAGACTCGCTTCAAGTCAGGCGAATTTGCCATTACCCACACCAATTCACTGCTCTATGTGATTTTAAAGGAGCGATACGGTGTCGACTTGATCACTACCGAAAAGCGGGGTCAGTTCGGGGCACGCACCGCAGGGTCGCTTATTGCCAAAAAGGGGAGCGGTATCACCAAAATCAGTGACCTAAAAGGGAAGCGCCTCGCTTTCGGTCCCATGCTAGCGCCCACCGGCTATATGGCTGAGTACGACCTTATGCTGAGCGGCGGGATAAATCCGGAAGCTGACTTGGCTCATTACACCATTCCAAACGGCTCCCATAAGCACGAAAAGGTCATATATGGTGTTCTTTTTGGCCAGTATGACGCGGCAGCGGCACCGGTTCTCGATCTGGAAGTAATGACCCGTGACGGAAAAATTTCACCCGATGATTTTACTGTTATTGCGCAAGGCCCATTAATCCCTTACTGCACCTTTGCAGCACCAAAAGGGACTAGTCCCGAGCTTGTAAAAAAAGTGCGCGATGCGTTGATGGCCCTTAAGCCTACCGATACGGCAGAAGTCGACGGAGAGCGGGTCAAGGTAATGAAGTCATCCTGGATCGATGGCTACGAAATCCTTCCCGATTCCGAGTACGACGCAATACGCAACATGGCAAAACGTGTCAACATGCCGCCATATCAAAAATTCTGA